From the genome of Aquila chrysaetos chrysaetos chromosome 12, bAquChr1.4, whole genome shotgun sequence, one region includes:
- the WDR47 gene encoding WD repeat-containing protein 47 isoform X4 encodes MIEGTSEMEPLGTDRAPSPPWGLCRQISGVASGQAQESYAAIMTAEETVNVKEAEIIKLILDFLNSRKLHISMLALEKESGVINGLFSDDMLFLRQLILDGQWDEVLQFIQPLECMEKFDKKRFRYIIMKQKFLEALCVNNAMSAEDEPQHLEFTMREAVQCLHALEEYCPSKEDYSKLCLLLTLPRLTNHAEFKDWNPSTARVHCFEEACVMVAEFIPADRKLSEAGFKASNNRLFQLVMKGLLYECCVEFCQSKATGEEITESEVLLGIDLLCGNGCDDLDLSLLSWLQNLPATVFSCAFEQKMLNIHVDKLLKPTKAAYADLLTPLISKLSPYPSSPMRRPQSADAYMTRSLNPALDGLSCGLTNHDKRVTDLGTKTSPMSHSFANFHYPGVQNLSRSLMLENTECHSIFEESPERSDTPVEPQHPISSETLCQSSAPENESFNGAQSQGSAKQEKNELRDSTEQFQEYYRQRLRYQQHLEQKEQQRQLYQQMLLEGGVNQEDGADQQQNLTEQFLNRSIQKLGELNIGMDSLGNDVQTLSQQCNGSKGHASTNPASNFTSPPSDASQRITTDSQNVNTSTPRKRGSANQIPFPEESPVQGNQIVSEHAVTQPQLEDSSGNLSRTRGDEDDKSKKQFICINTLEDTQAVRAVAFHPSGSLYAVGSNSKTLRVCAYPEVIDPSAYNAPKQPVVRFKRNKHHKGSIYCVAWSPCGQLLATGSNDKYVKVLPFNAETCNATGPDLEFSMHDGTIRDLAFMEGPESGGAILISAGAGDCNIYTTDCQRGQGLHALSGHTGHILALYTWSGWMIASGSQDKTVRFWDLRVPSCVRVVGTTFHGTGAHYLLTGSYDMKIKVTDLQGDLTKQLPLMVVGEHKDKVIQCRWHTQDLSFLSSSADRTVTLWTYNG; translated from the exons ATGATTGAGGGCACATCAGAAATGGAGCCGCTAGGTACTGACCGGGCCCCAAGTCCCCCATGGGGTCTGTGTAGGCAGATCTCCGGAGTGGCCTCTGGGCAGGCCCAAGAGTCATAT gCTGCCATCATGACGGCTGAAGAAACAGTGAATGTTAAAGAGGCCGAAATAATTAAACTAATACTAGATTTTCTGAACTCAAGGAAACTTCATATCAGTATGCTGGCACTTGAGAAAGAAAGTGGGGTCATTAATGGCTTGTTTTCAGATGACATGCTTTTTCTAAG GCAATTGATTCTTGATGGTCAGTGGGATGAGGTTCTTCAATTTATTCAGCCTCTTGAATGTATGGAAAAATTCGacaagaaaag ATTTCGTTACATTATAATGAAGCAGAAGTTCTTGGAAGCCTTATGTGTAAACAATGCGATGTCAGCAGAAGATGAGCCTCAGCAT CTGGAATTTACAATGCGAGAGGCTGTACAGTGCCTACATGCGTTGGAAGAATATTGTCCCTCTAAGGAAGACTATAGTAAACTCTGCTTGCTACTGACGCTGCCTCGCTTGACCAACCATGCAGAATTCAAGGACTGGAATCCCAGCACTGCACGGGTTCACTGCTTTGAAGAAGCCTGTGTCATGGTGGCAGAGTTTATTCCTGCGGATAGGAAACTGAGTGAGGCTGGCTTCAAAGCAAGTAACAATCGTTTATTTCAGCTTGTAATGAAGGGATTACTTTATGAATGTTGTGTGGAATTCTGTCAGAGTAAAGCAACAGgagaagaaattacagaaagtGAAGTATTGCTGGGCATTGATCTCTTGTGTGGTAATGGGTGTGATGACTTGGACCTTAGCTTATTATCATGGCTGCAGAATCTGCCAgctactgttttttcttgtgcttttgaGCAAAAGATGCTTAATATTCATGTTGATAAACTCCTCAAGCCTACAAAAGCTGCGTATGCTGATCTTTTGACACCTCTTATCAGCAAACTTTCTCCTTATCCATCATCCCCAATGAGACGGCCTCAGTCAGCAGATGCTTACATGACCCGCTCCTTAAACCCTGCCTTAGATGGGCTGTCATGTGGATTAACAAATCATGATAAGCGAGTCACAGACCTTGGGACTAAAACTTCTCCAATGTCGCACTCCTTTGCTAATTTCCATTACCCAGGAGTACAGAATCTCAGCCGAAGTCTCATGCTTGAGAATACTGAGTGTCACAGCATTTTTGAAGAGTCACCTGAGCG AAGTGATACTCCCGTGGAGCCACAGCATCCCATCAGCAGTGAGACTTTGTGCCAGAGTTCAGCCCCAGAAAATGAATCATTTAATGGAGCACAGAGTCAGGGATCAGccaaacaagagaaaaatgag cttcGTGATTCAACAGAGCAGTTTCAGGAATATTACAGACAAAGACTACGTTACCAGCAGCACTTAGAACAGAAAGAGCAACAACGACAGTTGTACCAGCAAATGTTGTTGGAAGGAGGTGTGAATCAAGAAGATGGAGCTGACCAGCAACAGAATCTTACTGAACAGTTTCTTAACAG ATCTATCCAGAAACTAGGAGAATTAAATATAGGTATGGACAGTCTTGGAAATGATGTACAGACGCTTAGCCAGCAATGTAATGGGAGCAAAGGGCATGCATCTACCAATCCAGCAAGTAACTTTACATCACCACCTTCAGATGCTAGCCAGAGGATAACAACTGATAGCCAAAATGTTAATACAAGCACTCCTCGAAAGCGTGGATCAGCTAATCAGATACCCTTTCCTGAAGAGTCACCTGTACAGGGGAATCAAAT TGTATCAGAACATGCTGTCACTCAGCCACAGTTGGAAGACTCTTCAGGGAATTTAAGTAGGACAAGAGGCGATGAG GATGACAAATCAAAAAAGCAGTTCATTTGTATTAATACTCTAGAAGACACACAAGCTGTCAGAGCTGTAGCGTTTCATCCCAGTGGGAGTTTATATGCTGTTGGCTCCAATTCTAAAACTTTGAGAGTTTGTGCCTATCCAGAAGTAATTGACCCAAG tgctTACAATGCTCCTAAACAACCTGTAGTTCGCTTCAAAAGGAACAAGCATCATAAAGGATCAATCTACTGTGTAGCCTGGAGTCCCTGTGGACAGCTGTTAGCTACTGGTTCTAATGATAAATATGTGAAAGTACTGCCTTTCAATGCAGAAACTTGTAATGCAACAG GACCAGATTTGGAGTTCAGCATGCATGATGGGACAATCAGAGACCTTGCTTTTATGGAAGGTCCAGAAAGCGGTGGTGCTATTTTAATaagtgctggagcaggggactgTAATATTTATACAACAGATTGTCAGCGAGGACAAGGCCTGCATGCTCTAAGTGGTCACACTG GTCATATTTTAGCACTTTATACATGGAGTGGCTGGATGATTGCATCTGGATCCCAGGACAAGACTGTAAGATTCTGGGATCTGAGAGTGCCAAGCTGTGTTCGTGTTGTAGGAACAACGTTTCATGGAACAG GGGCACACTACTTGCTCACAGGATCATAtgatatgaaaataaaggtGACAGACTTGCAAG GGGACCTCACAAAGCAGCTTCCTCTTATGGTGGTGGGAGAGCACAAGGACAAAGTTATTCAGTGCAGATGGCATACACAAGATCTTTCCTTCTTGTCATCTTCTGCAGACAGAACTGTCACCCTTTGGACTTACAATGGCTAG
- the WDR47 gene encoding WD repeat-containing protein 47 isoform X2 — MIEGTSEMEPLGTDRAPSPPWGLCRQISGVASGQAQESYAAIMTAEETVNVKEAEIIKLILDFLNSRKLHISMLALEKESGVINGLFSDDMLFLRQLILDGQWDEVLQFIQPLECMEKFDKKRFRYIIMKQKFLEALCVNNAMSAEDEPQHLEFTMREAVQCLHALEEYCPSKEDYSKLCLLLTLPRLTNHAEFKDWNPSTARVHCFEEACVMVAEFIPADRKLSEAGFKASNNRLFQLVMKGLLYECCVEFCQSKATGEEITESEVLLGIDLLCGNGCDDLDLSLLSWLQNLPATVFSCAFEQKMLNIHVDKLLKPTKAAYADLLTPLISKLSPYPSSPMRRPQSADAYMTRSLNPALDGLSCGLTNHDKRVTDLGTKTSPMSHSFANFHYPGVQNLSRSLMLENTECHSIFEESPERDTPVEPQHPISSETLCQSSAPENESFNGAQSQGSAKQEKNELRDSTEQFQEYYRQRLRYQQHLEQKEQQRQLYQQMLLEGGVNQEDGADQQQNLTEQFLNRSIQKLGELNIGMDSLGNDVQTLSQQCNGSKGHASTNPASNFTSPPSDASQRITTDSQNVNTSTPRKRGSANQIPFPEESPVQGNQIVSEHAVTQPQLEDSSGNLSRTRGDEDDKSKKQFICINTLEDTQAVRAVAFHPSGSLYAVGSNSKTLRVCAYPEVIDPSAYNAPKQPVVRFKRNKHHKGSIYCVAWSPCGQLLATGSNDKYVKVLPFNAETCNATGPDLEFSMHDGTIRDLAFMEGPESGGAILISAGAGDCNIYTTDCQRGQGLHALSGHTGHILALYTWSGWMIASGSQDKTVRFWDLRVPSCVRVVGTTFHGTGSAVASVAVDPSGRLLATGQEDSSCMLYDIRGGRMVQSYHPHSSDVRSVRFSPGAHYLLTGSYDMKIKVTDLQGDLTKQLPLMVVGEHKDKVIQCRWHTQDLSFLSSSADRTVTLWTYNG; from the exons ATGATTGAGGGCACATCAGAAATGGAGCCGCTAGGTACTGACCGGGCCCCAAGTCCCCCATGGGGTCTGTGTAGGCAGATCTCCGGAGTGGCCTCTGGGCAGGCCCAAGAGTCATAT gCTGCCATCATGACGGCTGAAGAAACAGTGAATGTTAAAGAGGCCGAAATAATTAAACTAATACTAGATTTTCTGAACTCAAGGAAACTTCATATCAGTATGCTGGCACTTGAGAAAGAAAGTGGGGTCATTAATGGCTTGTTTTCAGATGACATGCTTTTTCTAAG GCAATTGATTCTTGATGGTCAGTGGGATGAGGTTCTTCAATTTATTCAGCCTCTTGAATGTATGGAAAAATTCGacaagaaaag ATTTCGTTACATTATAATGAAGCAGAAGTTCTTGGAAGCCTTATGTGTAAACAATGCGATGTCAGCAGAAGATGAGCCTCAGCAT CTGGAATTTACAATGCGAGAGGCTGTACAGTGCCTACATGCGTTGGAAGAATATTGTCCCTCTAAGGAAGACTATAGTAAACTCTGCTTGCTACTGACGCTGCCTCGCTTGACCAACCATGCAGAATTCAAGGACTGGAATCCCAGCACTGCACGGGTTCACTGCTTTGAAGAAGCCTGTGTCATGGTGGCAGAGTTTATTCCTGCGGATAGGAAACTGAGTGAGGCTGGCTTCAAAGCAAGTAACAATCGTTTATTTCAGCTTGTAATGAAGGGATTACTTTATGAATGTTGTGTGGAATTCTGTCAGAGTAAAGCAACAGgagaagaaattacagaaagtGAAGTATTGCTGGGCATTGATCTCTTGTGTGGTAATGGGTGTGATGACTTGGACCTTAGCTTATTATCATGGCTGCAGAATCTGCCAgctactgttttttcttgtgcttttgaGCAAAAGATGCTTAATATTCATGTTGATAAACTCCTCAAGCCTACAAAAGCTGCGTATGCTGATCTTTTGACACCTCTTATCAGCAAACTTTCTCCTTATCCATCATCCCCAATGAGACGGCCTCAGTCAGCAGATGCTTACATGACCCGCTCCTTAAACCCTGCCTTAGATGGGCTGTCATGTGGATTAACAAATCATGATAAGCGAGTCACAGACCTTGGGACTAAAACTTCTCCAATGTCGCACTCCTTTGCTAATTTCCATTACCCAGGAGTACAGAATCTCAGCCGAAGTCTCATGCTTGAGAATACTGAGTGTCACAGCATTTTTGAAGAGTCACCTGAGCG TGATACTCCCGTGGAGCCACAGCATCCCATCAGCAGTGAGACTTTGTGCCAGAGTTCAGCCCCAGAAAATGAATCATTTAATGGAGCACAGAGTCAGGGATCAGccaaacaagagaaaaatgag cttcGTGATTCAACAGAGCAGTTTCAGGAATATTACAGACAAAGACTACGTTACCAGCAGCACTTAGAACAGAAAGAGCAACAACGACAGTTGTACCAGCAAATGTTGTTGGAAGGAGGTGTGAATCAAGAAGATGGAGCTGACCAGCAACAGAATCTTACTGAACAGTTTCTTAACAG ATCTATCCAGAAACTAGGAGAATTAAATATAGGTATGGACAGTCTTGGAAATGATGTACAGACGCTTAGCCAGCAATGTAATGGGAGCAAAGGGCATGCATCTACCAATCCAGCAAGTAACTTTACATCACCACCTTCAGATGCTAGCCAGAGGATAACAACTGATAGCCAAAATGTTAATACAAGCACTCCTCGAAAGCGTGGATCAGCTAATCAGATACCCTTTCCTGAAGAGTCACCTGTACAGGGGAATCAAAT TGTATCAGAACATGCTGTCACTCAGCCACAGTTGGAAGACTCTTCAGGGAATTTAAGTAGGACAAGAGGCGATGAG GATGACAAATCAAAAAAGCAGTTCATTTGTATTAATACTCTAGAAGACACACAAGCTGTCAGAGCTGTAGCGTTTCATCCCAGTGGGAGTTTATATGCTGTTGGCTCCAATTCTAAAACTTTGAGAGTTTGTGCCTATCCAGAAGTAATTGACCCAAG tgctTACAATGCTCCTAAACAACCTGTAGTTCGCTTCAAAAGGAACAAGCATCATAAAGGATCAATCTACTGTGTAGCCTGGAGTCCCTGTGGACAGCTGTTAGCTACTGGTTCTAATGATAAATATGTGAAAGTACTGCCTTTCAATGCAGAAACTTGTAATGCAACAG GACCAGATTTGGAGTTCAGCATGCATGATGGGACAATCAGAGACCTTGCTTTTATGGAAGGTCCAGAAAGCGGTGGTGCTATTTTAATaagtgctggagcaggggactgTAATATTTATACAACAGATTGTCAGCGAGGACAAGGCCTGCATGCTCTAAGTGGTCACACTG GTCATATTTTAGCACTTTATACATGGAGTGGCTGGATGATTGCATCTGGATCCCAGGACAAGACTGTAAGATTCTGGGATCTGAGAGTGCCAAGCTGTGTTCGTGTTGTAGGAACAACGTTTCATGGAACAG GAAGTGCTGTAGCCTCAGTAGCTGTTGATCCCAGTGGTCGTCTCCTGGCTACAGGACAAGAGGACTCTAGCTGTATGTTGTACGATATTCGAGGAGGACGAATGGTGCAGAGCTATCATCCTCATTCCAGTGATGTTCGTTCTGTTCGCTTCTCTCCAGGGGCACACTACTTGCTCACAGGATCATAtgatatgaaaataaaggtGACAGACTTGCAAG GGGACCTCACAAAGCAGCTTCCTCTTATGGTGGTGGGAGAGCACAAGGACAAAGTTATTCAGTGCAGATGGCATACACAAGATCTTTCCTTCTTGTCATCTTCTGCAGACAGAACTGTCACCCTTTGGACTTACAATGGCTAG
- the WDR47 gene encoding WD repeat-containing protein 47 isoform X1 gives MIEGTSEMEPLGTDRAPSPPWGLCRQISGVASGQAQESYAAIMTAEETVNVKEAEIIKLILDFLNSRKLHISMLALEKESGVINGLFSDDMLFLRQLILDGQWDEVLQFIQPLECMEKFDKKRFRYIIMKQKFLEALCVNNAMSAEDEPQHLEFTMREAVQCLHALEEYCPSKEDYSKLCLLLTLPRLTNHAEFKDWNPSTARVHCFEEACVMVAEFIPADRKLSEAGFKASNNRLFQLVMKGLLYECCVEFCQSKATGEEITESEVLLGIDLLCGNGCDDLDLSLLSWLQNLPATVFSCAFEQKMLNIHVDKLLKPTKAAYADLLTPLISKLSPYPSSPMRRPQSADAYMTRSLNPALDGLSCGLTNHDKRVTDLGTKTSPMSHSFANFHYPGVQNLSRSLMLENTECHSIFEESPERSDTPVEPQHPISSETLCQSSAPENESFNGAQSQGSAKQEKNELRDSTEQFQEYYRQRLRYQQHLEQKEQQRQLYQQMLLEGGVNQEDGADQQQNLTEQFLNRSIQKLGELNIGMDSLGNDVQTLSQQCNGSKGHASTNPASNFTSPPSDASQRITTDSQNVNTSTPRKRGSANQIPFPEESPVQGNQIVSEHAVTQPQLEDSSGNLSRTRGDEDDKSKKQFICINTLEDTQAVRAVAFHPSGSLYAVGSNSKTLRVCAYPEVIDPSAYNAPKQPVVRFKRNKHHKGSIYCVAWSPCGQLLATGSNDKYVKVLPFNAETCNATGPDLEFSMHDGTIRDLAFMEGPESGGAILISAGAGDCNIYTTDCQRGQGLHALSGHTGHILALYTWSGWMIASGSQDKTVRFWDLRVPSCVRVVGTTFHGTGSAVASVAVDPSGRLLATGQEDSSCMLYDIRGGRMVQSYHPHSSDVRSVRFSPGAHYLLTGSYDMKIKVTDLQGDLTKQLPLMVVGEHKDKVIQCRWHTQDLSFLSSSADRTVTLWTYNG, from the exons ATGATTGAGGGCACATCAGAAATGGAGCCGCTAGGTACTGACCGGGCCCCAAGTCCCCCATGGGGTCTGTGTAGGCAGATCTCCGGAGTGGCCTCTGGGCAGGCCCAAGAGTCATAT gCTGCCATCATGACGGCTGAAGAAACAGTGAATGTTAAAGAGGCCGAAATAATTAAACTAATACTAGATTTTCTGAACTCAAGGAAACTTCATATCAGTATGCTGGCACTTGAGAAAGAAAGTGGGGTCATTAATGGCTTGTTTTCAGATGACATGCTTTTTCTAAG GCAATTGATTCTTGATGGTCAGTGGGATGAGGTTCTTCAATTTATTCAGCCTCTTGAATGTATGGAAAAATTCGacaagaaaag ATTTCGTTACATTATAATGAAGCAGAAGTTCTTGGAAGCCTTATGTGTAAACAATGCGATGTCAGCAGAAGATGAGCCTCAGCAT CTGGAATTTACAATGCGAGAGGCTGTACAGTGCCTACATGCGTTGGAAGAATATTGTCCCTCTAAGGAAGACTATAGTAAACTCTGCTTGCTACTGACGCTGCCTCGCTTGACCAACCATGCAGAATTCAAGGACTGGAATCCCAGCACTGCACGGGTTCACTGCTTTGAAGAAGCCTGTGTCATGGTGGCAGAGTTTATTCCTGCGGATAGGAAACTGAGTGAGGCTGGCTTCAAAGCAAGTAACAATCGTTTATTTCAGCTTGTAATGAAGGGATTACTTTATGAATGTTGTGTGGAATTCTGTCAGAGTAAAGCAACAGgagaagaaattacagaaagtGAAGTATTGCTGGGCATTGATCTCTTGTGTGGTAATGGGTGTGATGACTTGGACCTTAGCTTATTATCATGGCTGCAGAATCTGCCAgctactgttttttcttgtgcttttgaGCAAAAGATGCTTAATATTCATGTTGATAAACTCCTCAAGCCTACAAAAGCTGCGTATGCTGATCTTTTGACACCTCTTATCAGCAAACTTTCTCCTTATCCATCATCCCCAATGAGACGGCCTCAGTCAGCAGATGCTTACATGACCCGCTCCTTAAACCCTGCCTTAGATGGGCTGTCATGTGGATTAACAAATCATGATAAGCGAGTCACAGACCTTGGGACTAAAACTTCTCCAATGTCGCACTCCTTTGCTAATTTCCATTACCCAGGAGTACAGAATCTCAGCCGAAGTCTCATGCTTGAGAATACTGAGTGTCACAGCATTTTTGAAGAGTCACCTGAGCG AAGTGATACTCCCGTGGAGCCACAGCATCCCATCAGCAGTGAGACTTTGTGCCAGAGTTCAGCCCCAGAAAATGAATCATTTAATGGAGCACAGAGTCAGGGATCAGccaaacaagagaaaaatgag cttcGTGATTCAACAGAGCAGTTTCAGGAATATTACAGACAAAGACTACGTTACCAGCAGCACTTAGAACAGAAAGAGCAACAACGACAGTTGTACCAGCAAATGTTGTTGGAAGGAGGTGTGAATCAAGAAGATGGAGCTGACCAGCAACAGAATCTTACTGAACAGTTTCTTAACAG ATCTATCCAGAAACTAGGAGAATTAAATATAGGTATGGACAGTCTTGGAAATGATGTACAGACGCTTAGCCAGCAATGTAATGGGAGCAAAGGGCATGCATCTACCAATCCAGCAAGTAACTTTACATCACCACCTTCAGATGCTAGCCAGAGGATAACAACTGATAGCCAAAATGTTAATACAAGCACTCCTCGAAAGCGTGGATCAGCTAATCAGATACCCTTTCCTGAAGAGTCACCTGTACAGGGGAATCAAAT TGTATCAGAACATGCTGTCACTCAGCCACAGTTGGAAGACTCTTCAGGGAATTTAAGTAGGACAAGAGGCGATGAG GATGACAAATCAAAAAAGCAGTTCATTTGTATTAATACTCTAGAAGACACACAAGCTGTCAGAGCTGTAGCGTTTCATCCCAGTGGGAGTTTATATGCTGTTGGCTCCAATTCTAAAACTTTGAGAGTTTGTGCCTATCCAGAAGTAATTGACCCAAG tgctTACAATGCTCCTAAACAACCTGTAGTTCGCTTCAAAAGGAACAAGCATCATAAAGGATCAATCTACTGTGTAGCCTGGAGTCCCTGTGGACAGCTGTTAGCTACTGGTTCTAATGATAAATATGTGAAAGTACTGCCTTTCAATGCAGAAACTTGTAATGCAACAG GACCAGATTTGGAGTTCAGCATGCATGATGGGACAATCAGAGACCTTGCTTTTATGGAAGGTCCAGAAAGCGGTGGTGCTATTTTAATaagtgctggagcaggggactgTAATATTTATACAACAGATTGTCAGCGAGGACAAGGCCTGCATGCTCTAAGTGGTCACACTG GTCATATTTTAGCACTTTATACATGGAGTGGCTGGATGATTGCATCTGGATCCCAGGACAAGACTGTAAGATTCTGGGATCTGAGAGTGCCAAGCTGTGTTCGTGTTGTAGGAACAACGTTTCATGGAACAG GAAGTGCTGTAGCCTCAGTAGCTGTTGATCCCAGTGGTCGTCTCCTGGCTACAGGACAAGAGGACTCTAGCTGTATGTTGTACGATATTCGAGGAGGACGAATGGTGCAGAGCTATCATCCTCATTCCAGTGATGTTCGTTCTGTTCGCTTCTCTCCAGGGGCACACTACTTGCTCACAGGATCATAtgatatgaaaataaaggtGACAGACTTGCAAG GGGACCTCACAAAGCAGCTTCCTCTTATGGTGGTGGGAGAGCACAAGGACAAAGTTATTCAGTGCAGATGGCATACACAAGATCTTTCCTTCTTGTCATCTTCTGCAGACAGAACTGTCACCCTTTGGACTTACAATGGCTAG